One Thermodesulfobacteriota bacterium DNA segment encodes these proteins:
- a CDS encoding BtrH N-terminal domain-containing protein: MKKIIKNWVHIPGLHCGSVALRDVITYHGYSWSEAMCFGIGGGLGFYYTISEEISPSRMIFLRGPEMEPTFFSLVDKPTSWKKETDDEKALQIAKEWIDKDIPILVQTDVRYLEYYNSWTNFPGHIVSVWGYDDERETVFLADTGFEGLQAVSYEKFMKGRASKAPSNPLENNWFEVNPQKPIRPLSQVIPEALRENARKMTEGRKGGRGESGVKMIKLWSEDLHNWSEASDWKWCARFGYQVIAKRGVCGAGFRWIYRDFLREAEEIVPSLRELKLSERMDLIGNRWSDISLLLKEISEKEKPDLGLLLLASDKARELYELEEEFYSTAIDKIS, translated from the coding sequence ATGAAAAAGATAATCAAGAATTGGGTTCACATTCCCGGCCTTCACTGTGGCTCAGTAGCTTTAAGGGACGTAATCACCTACCACGGATACAGTTGGTCAGAGGCGATGTGCTTTGGCATCGGCGGAGGTCTCGGGTTTTACTACACCATAAGCGAAGAAATCAGCCCCTCCCGGATGATATTCCTCCGCGGCCCGGAAATGGAGCCAACCTTCTTCAGCCTCGTAGACAAGCCCACTTCATGGAAGAAAGAAACGGATGATGAAAAAGCCCTACAAATTGCAAAGGAATGGATAGATAAAGATATACCCATACTGGTCCAAACCGATGTACGTTACTTGGAATACTATAATTCCTGGACAAACTTCCCTGGGCATATAGTCTCCGTTTGGGGCTACGACGATGAGAGAGAAACCGTCTTTCTGGCCGATACCGGTTTTGAAGGGCTTCAGGCGGTTTCCTACGAAAAGTTCATGAAGGGAAGAGCCTCGAAGGCCCCATCAAACCCACTCGAAAATAATTGGTTCGAGGTTAATCCCCAAAAACCGATTAGGCCTTTATCCCAGGTCATACCGGAAGCTTTACGTGAAAATGCAAGAAAAATGACCGAAGGCAGAAAAGGGGGAAGAGGGGAGTCCGGGGTTAAGATGATAAAGCTGTGGTCTGAAGACCTTCACAATTGGTCGGAAGCGTCCGACTGGAAATGGTGCGCCAGATTTGGATATCAAGTGATAGCGAAAAGGGGGGTATGCGGCGCCGGGTTTAGATGGATCTACAGGGATTTTCTGAGGGAGGCGGAAGAAATAGTGCCTTCTTTGAGAGAACTAAAGCTCTCCGAGAGAATGGACTTAATCGGGAACAGGTGGAGCGACATATCGCTGCTTCTTAAAGAAATAAGCGAGAAAGAAAAACCCGATTTAGGTTTACTTCTTCTGGCTTCCGATAAAGCAAGAGAGTTATATGAACTTGAGGAGGAATTTTACTCAACAGCGATTGATAAGATTTCATGA